The Punica granatum isolate Tunisia-2019 chromosome 4, ASM765513v2, whole genome shotgun sequence genome has a window encoding:
- the LOC116203573 gene encoding transcription factor bHLH153-like isoform X1 → MMEQKRSPCSVEQSTFTSLMSKRHKGDLSISSKDRKEKLGEKIVALQQLVSPYGKTDTASVLSEATEYIQFLHEQVKVLSAPYLESNQAAQMQGLESYSLRSRGLCLVPISCTAGVARTNGADIWAPIKSTSPKLEKPISHFH, encoded by the exons ATGATGGAACAGAAAAGAAGCCCTTGCTCTGTTGAACAGAGTACCTTCACTTCTCTAATGTCGAAAAGACACAAGGGTGATCTATCCATCTCAAGCAAG GATAGGAAGGAGAAGCTGGGGGAAAAGATCGTGGCATTGCAACAACTCGTTTCTCCTTATGGAAAG ACTGATACAGCTTCAGTGTTGTCGGAGGCTACTGAGTACATACAATTCCTTCATGAACAAGTTAAG GTCTTGAGTGCGCCCTACCTTGAAAGCAATCAGGCAGCCCAGATGCAG GGTTTGGAGTCCTATAGTTTGAGAAGCAGAGGGCTGTGCCTTGTTCCGATATCTTGCACAGCAGGAGTTGCGCGAACCAACGGAGCGGATATTTGGGCTCCCATCAAGTCTACTTCTCCGAAGCTCGAAAAGCCCATCTCACATTTCCACTGA
- the LOC116203573 gene encoding transcription factor bHLH153-like isoform X2, producing the protein MMEQKRSPCSVEQSTFTSLMSKRHKGDLSISSKDRKEKLGEKIVALQQLVSPYGKTDTASVLSEATEYIQFLHEQVLSAPYLESNQAAQMQGLESYSLRSRGLCLVPISCTAGVARTNGADIWAPIKSTSPKLEKPISHFH; encoded by the exons ATGATGGAACAGAAAAGAAGCCCTTGCTCTGTTGAACAGAGTACCTTCACTTCTCTAATGTCGAAAAGACACAAGGGTGATCTATCCATCTCAAGCAAG GATAGGAAGGAGAAGCTGGGGGAAAAGATCGTGGCATTGCAACAACTCGTTTCTCCTTATGGAAAG ACTGATACAGCTTCAGTGTTGTCGGAGGCTACTGAGTACATACAATTCCTTCATGAACAA GTCTTGAGTGCGCCCTACCTTGAAAGCAATCAGGCAGCCCAGATGCAG GGTTTGGAGTCCTATAGTTTGAGAAGCAGAGGGCTGTGCCTTGTTCCGATATCTTGCACAGCAGGAGTTGCGCGAACCAACGGAGCGGATATTTGGGCTCCCATCAAGTCTACTTCTCCGAAGCTCGAAAAGCCCATCTCACATTTCCACTGA